One stretch of Cedecea neteri DNA includes these proteins:
- the mrcB gene encoding bifunctional glycosyl transferase/transpeptidase codes for MAGNDREPIGRKGKPTRPAKEKVSRRRLKEEDYDDEYEDDDYEDEEPMPPRKGKGKGKGSGRPSKKRRFFWLLVKLAIIFFVVLVIYGVYLDQQIRSRIDGKVWQLPAAVYGRMVNLEPDMPYSKAEMVKLLEATQYRQVSSMTRPGEFTVQGNNIELIRRPFDFPDGKEGQIRARLVFDGGHLESIQNMDNNRSFGIFRLDPRLITMLSSPNGEQRLFVPRSGFPDLLVDTLIATEDRHFYEHDGISIYSIGRAVVANLTAGRAVQGGSTLTQQLVKNLFLSNQRTLWRKANEAYMALIMDARYDKDRILELYLNEVYLGQSGDDQIRGFPLASLYYFGRPVEELSLDQQALLVGMVKGASLYNPWRNPKLALERRNLVLRLLQEQKVIDQELYDMLSARPLGVQPRGGVISPQPAFMQMVRQELQDKLGDKVKDLSGVKIFTTFDSVSQDAAEKAVTEGVPVLRASRKLNDLEAAMVIVDRFTGEVRAVVGGAEPQFAGFNRALQARRSIGSLAKPATYLTALSQPDKFRLNTWLADAPVGIKLSNGQVWSPQNDNHQYSGQVMLVDALTRSMNVPTVNLGMTLGLPAITDTWTKLGVPKDQLSPVPAMILGALNLTPIQVAQAFQTIASGGNRATLSALRSVIAEDGTVLYQSFPQAEQAVPAQAAYLTLFGMQQVVARGTGRALGGKYPNLHLAGKTGTTNNNVDTWFAGIDGREVTITWVGRDNNQPTKLYGASGAMSLYQRYLANQSPIPLDLTQPEDIVDMSVNGAGYFQCSGGGDRVLPVWTTNPSALCQQSQQEEQSANPFSQAPAGQQPQQQPQQQPQQQQQPAQEQKSDGVAGWIKDMFGSN; via the coding sequence ATGGCGGGGAATGACCGCGAGCCTATTGGACGTAAAGGAAAACCAACGCGTCCGGCGAAAGAGAAGGTGAGCCGTCGTCGACTCAAGGAAGAGGATTACGACGACGAGTACGAAGACGATGACTACGAAGACGAGGAACCAATGCCGCCGCGTAAGGGAAAAGGTAAGGGGAAAGGATCGGGCCGCCCGTCGAAAAAACGCCGTTTCTTCTGGCTGTTGGTGAAGCTGGCGATCATCTTCTTTGTGGTGCTGGTTATTTACGGCGTGTACCTCGATCAGCAGATCCGCAGCCGTATTGACGGCAAAGTCTGGCAGCTTCCGGCGGCGGTCTACGGCCGCATGGTGAACCTTGAGCCGGATATGCCTTACAGCAAAGCGGAGATGGTAAAGCTGCTGGAAGCGACTCAGTATCGGCAGGTGTCGAGCATGACGCGTCCGGGCGAGTTCACCGTGCAGGGGAACAACATCGAGCTGATTCGCCGTCCGTTTGACTTCCCGGATGGTAAAGAAGGGCAGATTCGCGCGCGCCTGGTGTTTGACGGTGGCCACCTGGAATCTATCCAGAACATGGATAATAACCGCAGCTTCGGGATCTTCCGCCTCGACCCGCGCCTGATAACCATGCTCTCTTCGCCAAACGGCGAGCAGCGCCTGTTCGTGCCGCGCTCCGGTTTCCCGGATCTGCTGGTAGACACGCTTATCGCCACCGAAGACCGTCATTTCTATGAGCACGACGGGATCAGCATTTACTCCATTGGCCGCGCCGTTGTCGCTAACCTGACGGCCGGGCGTGCGGTGCAGGGCGGCAGTACGCTGACTCAGCAACTGGTGAAAAACCTCTTCCTGAGCAACCAGCGCACGCTGTGGCGTAAGGCTAACGAAGCCTACATGGCACTGATCATGGACGCCCGCTACGACAAAGATCGCATCCTTGAGCTGTATCTGAACGAGGTATACCTCGGCCAGAGCGGCGACGATCAGATTCGTGGCTTCCCGCTGGCAAGCCTTTATTACTTCGGCCGTCCGGTGGAAGAGCTTAGCCTCGACCAGCAGGCGCTGCTGGTGGGCATGGTTAAGGGCGCGTCGCTCTATAACCCGTGGCGTAATCCGAAGCTGGCGCTTGAACGCCGTAACCTGGTCCTGCGCCTGCTGCAGGAACAAAAGGTTATCGATCAGGAGCTGTATGACATGCTGAGCGCTCGTCCTCTGGGCGTGCAGCCTCGCGGGGGCGTTATTTCCCCACAGCCAGCCTTTATGCAGATGGTGCGTCAGGAGCTTCAGGACAAGCTGGGCGACAAGGTGAAAGACCTGTCCGGCGTGAAGATCTTCACCACCTTTGACTCCGTGTCTCAGGATGCGGCGGAAAAAGCGGTGACCGAAGGCGTGCCGGTGCTGCGTGCTTCCCGTAAGCTGAACGATCTGGAAGCGGCAATGGTCATTGTTGACCGCTTTACCGGTGAAGTTCGGGCGGTTGTCGGCGGGGCTGAGCCTCAGTTTGCCGGCTTTAACCGTGCGCTGCAGGCTCGTCGTTCGATTGGCTCGCTGGCAAAACCGGCCACTTATCTGACGGCGCTGAGCCAGCCGGATAAATTCCGCCTGAATACCTGGCTTGCCGATGCCCCGGTTGGGATCAAGCTGTCGAATGGCCAGGTGTGGTCGCCGCAGAACGATAACCATCAGTATAGCGGGCAGGTGATGCTGGTTGATGCGCTAACGCGCTCGATGAACGTCCCGACCGTTAACCTCGGGATGACGCTTGGCTTACCGGCTATTACCGATACCTGGACCAAGCTTGGGGTGCCAAAAGATCAGCTTAGTCCGGTGCCGGCGATGATCCTGGGGGCGCTGAACCTGACGCCTATCCAGGTCGCGCAGGCGTTCCAGACTATCGCCAGCGGCGGTAACCGCGCTACGCTCTCCGCGCTGCGTTCGGTGATTGCCGAAGACGGTACCGTGCTGTACCAGAGCTTCCCGCAGGCGGAACAGGCAGTGCCTGCGCAGGCGGCTTACCTGACGCTGTTTGGTATGCAGCAGGTGGTGGCTCGCGGTACGGGGCGTGCGCTGGGCGGGAAGTACCCGAACCTGCACCTGGCGGGGAAAACCGGCACCACCAACAACAACGTCGATACCTGGTTTGCCGGCATTGACGGTCGTGAAGTGACCATTACCTGGGTCGGCCGCGATAACAACCAGCCGACCAAGCTGTATGGCGCCAGCGGGGCGATGTCGCTGTATCAGCGTTATCTGGCGAACCAGTCACCGATCCCGCTGGATCTGACTCAGCCGGAAGATATCGTTGATATGAGCGTGAACGGTGCGGGCTACTTCCAGTGCAGCGGCGGTGGCGATCGCGTTCTGCCGGTCTGGACGACGAACCCGAGTGCGCTCTGCCAGCAGAGCCAGCAGGAAGAGCAGTCTGCTAATCCGTTCAGCCAGGCTCCAGCAGGCCAGCAGCCGCAGCAACAACCGCAGCAGCAGCCTCAGCAGCAGCAACAACCCGCTCAGGAACAGAAAAGCGACGGCGTTGCGGGCTGGATTAAGGATATGTTCGGCAGTAATTAA
- the hrpB gene encoding ATP-dependent helicase HrpB → MSSLPVAAVLPEVLKALEYAPQILLNAPTGAGKSTWLPLQILQQSKLEGRILLLEPRRLAARNVAQRLAELLGEKPGETVGYRMRADSCVGPNTRLEVVTEGILTRLIQQDPELSGIGLVILDEFHERSLQADLALALLLDVQAGLRDDLKILIMSATLDNQRLQQCLPDAPVITSEGRAFPVERRYMALPAHQRFDEAVASAVAGLMREESGSLLLFLPGVGEIQRVQEQLRERVTSDVQLCPLYGALPLSEQRKAILPAAAGTRKVVLATNIAETSLTIEGIRLVVDAAQERVARFDARTGLTRLVTQRVSQASMTQRAGRAGRLEPGICLHLIAAEQAERAAAQSEPEILQSDLSGLLLELLQWGCQDVRQLTWLDVPPDVNLTAASRLLHQLGAVDEQHRLTAQGQKMAQMGNDPRLASMLVTAKTADEQATAAWLAAILEEPPRTQGGGDLRSLFDSRNGNWRQRATQLLKRMNGRGGEPDISLVMPLLASGFADRIARRRGAEGRYQLANGMGAMLEQDDAMTRHEWLIAPLLLQGSQSPDARILLALPLDVEELVARMPHLLTESDSVEWDEERGSLKAYRRRQIGRLVVKTQLLAKPSEEEMQQAILNGIRERGLGLLEWSVSAQQLRLRLACAARWLPEQKWPAVDDESLLATLEDWLLPEMRGVHSLRALKNIDLSRALSNLLAWPMRQRLDSALPTHYTVPTGSQIAIRYDSENPPVLAVRIQEMFGEAQTPCIAEGRVPLVLELLSPAQRPLQITRDLTAFWNGAWREVQKEMKGRYPKHVWPDDPANTAPTRRTKKYS, encoded by the coding sequence GTGTCCTCATTACCGGTTGCGGCCGTACTGCCGGAAGTGCTGAAAGCGCTCGAGTATGCCCCGCAAATTTTGCTCAATGCCCCTACCGGCGCTGGTAAATCTACCTGGCTGCCGCTGCAAATCCTTCAGCAGAGTAAGCTGGAAGGCCGCATTTTGCTGCTTGAACCTCGTCGCCTTGCCGCGCGCAACGTTGCTCAAAGGCTGGCCGAATTATTGGGGGAAAAACCGGGCGAAACCGTCGGTTACCGGATGCGTGCCGACAGTTGCGTGGGGCCGAATACTCGCCTCGAGGTCGTTACCGAAGGGATTTTAACGCGGCTGATCCAACAGGATCCCGAGCTGAGCGGCATTGGGCTTGTGATCCTCGATGAGTTCCACGAGCGAAGCCTGCAGGCCGATCTTGCCCTGGCCCTGCTGCTGGACGTGCAGGCCGGGCTGCGCGATGACCTTAAGATCCTGATTATGTCCGCGACGCTGGACAATCAACGCCTGCAGCAATGCCTGCCGGATGCGCCGGTCATTACCTCCGAGGGCAGGGCTTTCCCGGTTGAGCGTCGCTACATGGCGCTGCCGGCACATCAGCGCTTTGATGAAGCCGTAGCGAGCGCCGTGGCGGGATTGATGCGTGAAGAATCCGGATCGCTGCTGCTGTTTTTACCCGGCGTGGGTGAAATTCAGCGCGTGCAGGAGCAGCTCAGAGAGCGCGTGACAAGCGACGTTCAGCTTTGCCCGCTGTACGGCGCGTTGCCCCTGAGCGAGCAGCGTAAGGCAATTCTGCCCGCCGCTGCGGGAACGCGTAAGGTGGTTCTGGCGACTAACATTGCTGAGACCAGCCTGACTATCGAAGGGATCCGCCTGGTGGTGGATGCGGCCCAGGAGCGCGTCGCGCGTTTTGATGCCCGCACCGGGCTGACTCGCCTGGTAACCCAGCGCGTGAGCCAGGCTTCTATGACCCAGCGGGCAGGGCGCGCCGGGCGTCTGGAGCCGGGTATTTGTCTGCACCTGATTGCCGCCGAACAGGCTGAACGTGCGGCGGCGCAAAGCGAACCGGAAATCTTACAAAGCGATCTGTCCGGCCTGCTGCTGGAGCTGCTGCAGTGGGGCTGTCAGGATGTGCGTCAGCTGACCTGGCTTGATGTTCCGCCGGACGTAAACCTGACGGCCGCCAGCCGTCTCCTGCATCAGCTAGGCGCCGTGGACGAGCAGCATCGGTTAACCGCGCAAGGGCAAAAAATGGCGCAGATGGGCAACGACCCGCGCCTCGCCTCAATGCTGGTGACGGCAAAAACGGCGGATGAGCAGGCCACCGCCGCATGGCTTGCGGCGATCCTCGAAGAGCCGCCGCGTACTCAGGGCGGCGGTGATTTGCGGTCTCTTTTCGACAGCAGGAACGGCAACTGGCGGCAGAGAGCCACTCAGTTACTGAAAAGAATGAACGGGCGAGGCGGCGAGCCGGATATCTCGCTGGTTATGCCGCTGCTGGCCAGCGGATTTGCCGATCGTATCGCCCGGCGGCGTGGGGCTGAAGGTCGCTATCAGCTGGCGAACGGGATGGGCGCTATGCTGGAGCAGGACGACGCCATGACGCGGCATGAATGGCTGATTGCCCCTCTGCTGCTGCAGGGCAGCCAGTCGCCGGATGCCCGTATCCTGCTTGCGCTGCCGCTGGATGTTGAAGAGCTTGTCGCGCGCATGCCGCACCTGCTGACGGAAAGTGATTCGGTGGAGTGGGATGAAGAGCGGGGATCGTTAAAAGCGTATCGCCGTCGGCAAATCGGCAGGCTGGTGGTGAAAACCCAGCTGTTAGCGAAGCCTTCAGAAGAAGAAATGCAGCAGGCGATCTTAAACGGGATCCGTGAGCGCGGGCTTGGGCTGCTCGAGTGGTCGGTTTCGGCTCAGCAATTGCGTTTACGCCTGGCCTGTGCCGCTCGCTGGCTGCCGGAGCAGAAGTGGCCGGCGGTAGACGATGAATCGCTGCTGGCAACGCTCGAAGACTGGCTGCTGCCGGAAATGCGCGGCGTGCACTCGCTGCGGGCGCTGAAAAATATCGACCTTAGCCGGGCGCTAAGCAACTTGCTTGCCTGGCCGATGCGTCAACGTCTGGATAGTGCCCTGCCAACTCATTACACTGTGCCGACCGGAAGCCAGATTGCGATTCGCTACGACAGCGAAAATCCGCCGGTGCTGGCGGTGCGTATTCAGGAAATGTTTGGTGAAGCCCAAACGCCCTGCATTGCCGAGGGGCGCGTTCCGCTGGTGCTTGAGCTATTATCTCCGGCGCAGCGGCCGCTGCAGATAACTCGTGATTTAACGGCGTTCTGGAACGGGGCCTGGCGTGAAGTACAAAAAGAGATGAAGGGGCGCTACCCAAAACATGTCTGGCCGGACGATCCGGCGAATACCGCGCCGACCCGGCGCACGAAGAAGTATTCCTGA
- the thpR gene encoding RNA 2',3'-cyclic phosphodiesterase encodes MAESRRLFFALTLPSEVQQQIIHWRAAEFPPDAGRPVAAANLHLTLAFLGDVSDEKRQALCRLAGRIRQPGFTLRLDDAGQWLRSSVVWLGPRQAPRGLLQLANMLRSQAARSGCYQSPQPFHPHVTLYRSALRSAALPAPGFSWQFQVNEFSLYESLFERGRTRYQVLENWPLTNKEE; translated from the coding sequence ATGGCCGAGAGTCGTCGCCTGTTTTTTGCCCTGACGTTACCGTCCGAGGTTCAGCAGCAGATTATCCACTGGCGTGCAGCCGAGTTTCCGCCGGATGCTGGCCGCCCGGTCGCCGCGGCCAATCTGCACCTCACGCTGGCGTTTTTAGGGGATGTTTCCGACGAAAAGCGTCAGGCGCTTTGCCGACTCGCGGGCCGTATTCGCCAGCCTGGCTTTACCCTGCGTCTGGATGATGCCGGGCAGTGGTTACGCTCAAGCGTCGTCTGGCTGGGCCCGCGCCAGGCTCCGCGCGGCTTATTGCAGCTGGCCAATATGTTACGCTCCCAGGCCGCACGCAGCGGCTGCTACCAGTCTCCGCAGCCGTTTCATCCTCACGTCACGCTGTACCGCAGCGCCCTTCGTTCCGCCGCGCTCCCGGCGCCGGGCTTCAGCTGGCAGTTCCAGGTCAATGAGTTTTCACTGTACGAATCCCTTTTTGAACGGGGAAGAACCCGCTATCAGGTGCTAGAAAACTGGCCGCTGACTAATAAGGAAGAGTAG
- the sfsA gene encoding DNA/RNA nuclease SfsA: MEFSPALQPATLIKRYKRFLADVVTAEGETMTLHCPNTGAMTGCATPGDTVWYSTSASATRKYPHTWELTQTQKGEIICVNTLRANALVKEMLTTVPPAELTGYSAIQAEVKYGEERSRIDFMLQASNKVNCYIEVKSVTLLEQDKGYFPDAVSLRGQKHLRELMNVVQQGERAVLLFAVLHSAINSVSPARHIDEKYARLLTEAQQCGVEIIAWKAELSAEGMTLTTPLPVYL; the protein is encoded by the coding sequence ATGGAATTTTCACCCGCACTGCAGCCCGCCACCCTCATCAAACGCTATAAACGCTTTCTGGCTGACGTAGTAACCGCCGAGGGCGAAACCATGACGCTGCATTGCCCTAATACCGGCGCAATGACCGGCTGCGCCACTCCCGGTGATACCGTCTGGTACTCCACTTCCGCCAGCGCAACGCGTAAATACCCCCATACATGGGAGCTTACGCAGACGCAAAAGGGTGAGATAATTTGCGTCAATACGTTACGTGCGAACGCGCTGGTCAAAGAGATGCTGACGACGGTTCCTCCCGCAGAACTTACGGGCTATAGCGCGATACAGGCCGAAGTTAAATACGGTGAAGAACGCAGTCGAATTGACTTTATGTTACAAGCGAGTAACAAGGTTAACTGCTATATTGAAGTGAAATCAGTCACGTTACTTGAGCAGGATAAAGGCTATTTTCCCGATGCCGTTAGCCTGCGGGGTCAGAAGCATTTAAGAGAGTTAATGAATGTGGTTCAGCAAGGAGAGCGCGCGGTGCTACTGTTTGCGGTATTGCATTCTGCTATAAATAGCGTCTCGCCAGCCCGCCACATTGATGAAAAGTATGCGCGGCTGTTAACCGAGGCGCAGCAGTGTGGGGTTGAAATTATCGCCTGGAAGGCAGAACTTTCTGCCGAAGGGATGACTCTAACTACGCCGTTGCCTGTCTATTTATGA
- the dksA gene encoding RNA polymerase-binding protein DksA, which produces MQEGQKRKTSSLSILAIAGVEPYQEKTGEEYMNEAQLSHFKRILEAWRNQLMDEVDRTVSHMQDEAANFPDPVDRAAQEEEFSLELRNRDRERKLIKKIEKTLKKVEDEDFGYCESCGVEIGIRRLEARPTADLCIDCKTLAEIREKQMAG; this is translated from the coding sequence ATGCAAGAAGGGCAAAAGCGTAAAACATCGTCCCTGAGTATTCTCGCCATCGCTGGGGTGGAGCCATACCAGGAGAAAACGGGCGAAGAGTACATGAACGAAGCCCAGCTGTCGCACTTCAAGCGCATTCTTGAAGCATGGCGTAATCAGCTCATGGACGAGGTAGATCGCACCGTTTCGCATATGCAGGATGAAGCAGCTAACTTCCCGGACCCGGTTGACCGTGCAGCCCAGGAAGAAGAGTTCAGCCTCGAATTGCGTAACCGCGATCGTGAACGCAAGCTGATCAAAAAGATCGAAAAAACGCTCAAGAAAGTGGAAGACGAAGATTTCGGCTACTGCGAATCCTGCGGTGTAGAAATCGGCATTCGTCGCCTTGAAGCACGTCCGACGGCTGATTTGTGTATCGACTGCAAAACGTTGGCAGAAATCCGCGAAAAACAGATGGCCGGCTAA
- the gluQRS gene encoding tRNA glutamyl-Q(34) synthetase GluQRS — protein sequence MSAQLYIGRFAPSPSGELHFGSLIAALGSYLQARSQQGRWLVRIEDIDPPREVPGAADTILKQLEHYGLHWDGEVLWQSQRHDAYRAALEWLQQQGLSYYCTCTRSRIQQIGGFYDGHCRTLGHGPQNAAMRLMQNNPVLSFHDGLRGQLNADVALAREDFIIHRRDGLFAYNLAVVVDDHFQGVTEIVRGADLIEPTVRQISLYQQFGWPAPGYIHLPLALNDQGAKLSKQNHAPALPQGDPRPLLVEALRFLNQQVAGDWQDLTLESLLEQAGVNWSLDKVPVNTSFSNAPH from the coding sequence ATGTCAGCTCAACTCTATATTGGCCGTTTTGCCCCTTCACCTTCCGGTGAACTGCATTTTGGCTCACTGATAGCCGCCCTCGGCAGCTACCTCCAGGCTCGCTCGCAGCAGGGCCGCTGGCTGGTACGCATCGAAGATATCGATCCTCCCCGTGAAGTCCCTGGCGCCGCCGACACCATCCTCAAACAGCTTGAGCACTATGGGCTGCACTGGGATGGCGAAGTGCTGTGGCAGTCTCAGCGCCACGACGCCTATCGCGCCGCGCTGGAGTGGCTCCAGCAGCAGGGGCTGAGCTATTACTGCACCTGCACCCGGAGCCGTATTCAGCAGATTGGCGGTTTCTACGACGGCCATTGCCGGACGTTGGGCCACGGGCCGCAAAATGCGGCGATGCGGCTGATGCAAAACAATCCGGTGCTCAGCTTTCATGACGGCCTGCGCGGGCAGCTGAACGCGGACGTTGCTCTGGCGCGGGAAGATTTCATCATTCACCGCCGCGACGGCCTGTTCGCCTATAATCTGGCTGTCGTCGTCGACGACCATTTTCAGGGCGTGACGGAAATCGTGCGCGGCGCGGACCTGATTGAGCCAACGGTAAGACAAATCTCGCTGTATCAGCAATTTGGCTGGCCCGCCCCGGGCTATATTCATCTGCCGCTGGCGCTGAATGATCAAGGCGCTAAGCTATCGAAACAGAATCACGCGCCGGCGCTGCCGCAGGGCGATCCTCGCCCTTTACTGGTAGAAGCGCTGCGCTTTTTAAATCAACAAGTAGCGGGCGACTGGCAGGATCTGACGCTGGAAAGCCTGCTCGAACAAGCCGGGGTTAACTGGTCGCTTGATAAGGTGCCGGTGAATACATCATTCTCAAATGCCCCGCACTGA
- the pcnB gene encoding polynucleotide adenylyltransferase PcnB, protein MFTRVANFCRKVLNRDDVVVEENEILPHITVIPRDQHAISRKDISENALKVLYRLNKAGYEAYLVGGGVRDLLLGKKPKDFDVTTSATPDQVRKLFRNCRLVGRRFRLAHVMFGPEIIEVATFRGHHEEQQSDDRQTSQRGQNGMLLRDNIFGSIEEDAQRRDFTINSLYYSVADFSVRDYVGGLNDLNKGIIRLIGDPETRYREDPVRMLRAVRFAAKLNMTISPESGEPIPRLATLLNDVPAARLFEESLKLLQAGYGFETYQLLREYQLFQPLFPIISRYFTEQGDSPMERIIALVLKNTDNRIHNDMRVNPAFLFAAMFWYPQLEMAQKIAQESGLAYYDAFALAMNEVLDEACRALAIPKRITTLVRDIWGLQLRLSRRQGKRAWKLMEHPKFRASYDLLALRAEVENNQELLRLTKWWGEFQVAAPPMQKDMLNDLGDEPAARRRTRRPRKRAPRREGSA, encoded by the coding sequence ATTTTTACCCGAGTCGCTAATTTTTGCCGCAAGGTGCTTAACCGCGATGACGTCGTGGTCGAGGAGAATGAAATTCTCCCGCACATTACTGTTATCCCGCGCGATCAGCACGCTATTTCCCGCAAAGATATCAGTGAAAATGCCCTCAAGGTGCTTTACCGTTTGAACAAAGCAGGCTACGAGGCTTACCTCGTCGGCGGCGGTGTCCGCGACCTGCTGCTGGGCAAAAAACCGAAAGATTTCGACGTCACCACCAGCGCGACCCCGGATCAGGTGCGTAAGCTGTTCCGTAACTGCCGCCTGGTCGGCCGCCGCTTCCGTCTGGCTCACGTGATGTTTGGGCCGGAGATCATCGAAGTGGCCACCTTCCGTGGTCACCATGAAGAACAGCAGTCCGACGACCGTCAGACCTCGCAGCGCGGCCAGAACGGTATGCTGCTGCGTGACAACATCTTTGGTTCTATCGAAGAAGATGCCCAGCGTCGCGACTTCACCATCAACAGCCTTTACTACAGCGTGGCCGATTTCTCGGTACGCGACTACGTCGGCGGCCTGAACGACCTGAACAAAGGCATCATCCGCCTGATTGGCGATCCGGAAACGCGCTACCGCGAAGACCCGGTGCGTATGCTGCGTGCGGTGCGCTTTGCGGCCAAGCTGAACATGACTATCAGCCCGGAAAGCGGCGAGCCGATTCCTCGCCTGGCGACGCTGCTTAACGATGTGCCAGCGGCGCGCTTATTTGAAGAGTCGCTCAAACTCCTGCAGGCCGGATACGGTTTTGAAACTTACCAGCTATTGCGTGAGTATCAGCTGTTCCAGCCGCTGTTCCCAATCATCTCCCGCTATTTTACCGAGCAGGGCGACAGCCCAATGGAGCGCATTATTGCGCTGGTGCTGAAGAATACCGATAACCGCATTCACAACGATATGCGCGTGAATCCGGCGTTCCTGTTCGCGGCAATGTTCTGGTATCCGCAGCTGGAAATGGCGCAGAAAATAGCCCAGGAAAGCGGCCTCGCCTACTACGATGCCTTTGCGCTGGCGATGAATGAAGTGCTGGATGAAGCCTGCCGTGCGCTGGCGATCCCAAAACGCATCACCACGCTGGTACGTGATATCTGGGGCCTGCAGCTTCGTCTGTCGCGCCGTCAGGGCAAACGCGCCTGGAAGCTGATGGAGCATCCTAAATTCCGTGCGTCTTACGATCTGCTGGCGCTGCGTGCAGAGGTTGAGAACAACCAGGAACTGCTGCGTCTGACCAAATGGTGGGGCGAATTCCAGGTGGCGGCACCGCCAATGCAAAAAGATATGCTGAACGACCTTGGCGATGAACCCGCCGCGCGCCGCCGGACGCGTCGCCCGCGCAAACGTGCGCCACGCCGCGAAGGCAGCGCATGA
- the folK gene encoding 2-amino-4-hydroxy-6-hydroxymethyldihydropteridine diphosphokinase: MTLAYIALGSNQASPLEQVSSALDALAAIPQSRMVATSSFYRTPPLGPQDQPDYLNAAVVLDTDLSAEALLDHTQRIELEHGRVRKEDRWGPRTLDLDLMLFGDEVMHTDRLTVPHYDMKNRAFMLVPLLEIAPECRFPDGQSVAEILVRLSLEGITRW; this comes from the coding sequence ATGACCCTCGCGTATATCGCGCTGGGCAGTAACCAGGCGTCACCGCTGGAGCAGGTTTCTTCAGCTCTTGACGCCCTTGCCGCCATTCCACAAAGCCGAATGGTGGCAACTTCTTCGTTTTACCGCACTCCCCCGCTGGGCCCGCAGGATCAGCCAGATTATCTGAATGCTGCCGTGGTTCTTGATACCGACCTGTCCGCCGAAGCCCTGTTAGACCATACTCAACGTATCGAACTTGAACATGGCCGCGTTCGCAAAGAAGATCGCTGGGGACCGCGTACGTTAGATCTCGATCTTATGCTGTTTGGCGATGAGGTGATGCACACCGACCGTCTGACCGTGCCCCATTACGATATGAAGAACCGTGCGTTTATGCTGGTTCCGCTACTGGAAATAGCACCTGAATGCCGCTTTCCTGACGGGCAATCTGTTGCTGAGATACTGGTTCGCCTCTCTCTGGAGGGCATCACCCGCTGGTAA
- the panB gene encoding 3-methyl-2-oxobutanoate hydroxymethyltransferase, which produces MKPTTTSTLRKLKQDKKKFATLTAYDFSFARLFADEGIGVLLVGDSLGMTVQGHDSTLPVTVEDIAYHTRAVRRGAPNCLLLADLPFMAYATPEQAFANSAEVMRAGANMVKIEGGRWLAETVKMLTERAVPVCGHLGLTPQSVNIFGGYKVQGRDEQAAQTLLDDALALEAAGAQLLVLECVPVELAKRVTEALSIPVIGIGAGNVTDGQILVMHDAFGITGGHIPKFAKNFLAETGDIRAAVRQYINEVESGSYPGNEHSFY; this is translated from the coding sequence ATGAAACCCACTACCACCTCCACCCTGCGTAAGCTCAAGCAGGACAAAAAGAAATTCGCCACCCTTACCGCCTATGACTTTAGCTTCGCCAGGCTGTTTGCTGACGAAGGCATTGGCGTATTGTTGGTTGGCGATTCACTGGGCATGACGGTTCAGGGCCACGACTCCACGCTGCCGGTCACGGTGGAAGACATTGCCTACCACACCCGGGCGGTTCGCCGCGGTGCACCAAATTGCCTGCTGCTGGCCGACCTGCCGTTTATGGCCTACGCCACGCCGGAGCAGGCATTTGCCAATTCCGCAGAGGTGATGCGCGCCGGGGCCAACATGGTGAAAATCGAGGGCGGACGCTGGCTGGCTGAGACGGTGAAAATGCTGACCGAACGCGCTGTCCCGGTCTGTGGCCACCTTGGACTCACCCCGCAGTCAGTGAACATTTTCGGCGGTTATAAAGTGCAGGGCCGCGACGAACAGGCGGCTCAAACGCTGCTGGACGACGCCCTGGCGCTGGAAGCTGCTGGTGCCCAGCTGTTGGTGCTGGAATGCGTGCCGGTGGAACTGGCAAAACGCGTTACCGAAGCCCTTTCTATCCCGGTGATTGGCATTGGCGCGGGCAACGTCACGGACGGGCAAATTCTGGTGATGCATGATGCCTTCGGGATAACCGGCGGCCACATTCCTAAATTTGCGAAGAATTTCCTTGCTGAGACCGGTGATATTCGTGCCGCGGTGCGCCAGTACATTAATGAAGTCGAGTCCGGCAGCTATCCGGGCAACGAACACAGTTTCTACTGA